One genomic window of Branchiostoma lanceolatum isolate klBraLanc5 chromosome 5, klBraLanc5.hap2, whole genome shotgun sequence includes the following:
- the LOC136435767 gene encoding protein DENND6A-like isoform X3, whose translation MFQRMGLNMAAAREENPRGPESSSFSPPRHTSRLPQSPTLPWDRFSNWLHCICVVTFDLELGQAMELIYPGHIKLSEKEKMNICYLSFPDSNSGCMGDTQFCFRIRQSPGRKAPSHTDTQWERDAPVYLHRDQAHYYGYVYFRQVKDKSSRRGYFQKSLVLITRLPFNNLFNFLAEIVAPEYFDNGEPCLEAACHDIDQWPSPQPGETLSLPMMGMVIQVRLLSKQDKLATTPVQVIHQQSTSPIPAPYVLPSLHEVDVFKCLHPVLPHVQMLWELVLTTEPIIVMAPSPTVCSETVLALTSMISPLNFCSDFRPYFTIHDSEFKEYTTKTQAPPPVVLGVTNPFFAKTLQHWPHIIRIGEMGNIVAGGRQVLKTKKSSSLKTIDAKPGVYTTYKPFLNKDKNILKRLQKGIASRRPNEVQTAMLKRYLLELTQSFMIPLERYVASLMPLQRNVSPWKQAPRLKPFEPEEFLKTVEHSGPQLTSGLRGDWEGLYRRFFRSSNFEGWLRARQQEVDDKLQALHLEALCDAFGSPPSHVAGSQSVDPGTS comes from the exons ATGTTCCAGAGGATGGGTCTGAACATGGCGGCTGCCAGAGAGGAGAACCCCAGAGGCCCGGAGTCGTCTTCTTTCTCTCCTCCCCGTCACACCTCCAGGCTTCCCCAGAGTCCCACGCTCCCTTGGGACAGGTTCTCCAACTGGCTTCACTGTATCTGTGTAGTCACATTCGATTTAGAGCTCGGGCAGGCCATGGAG ctCATTTACCCAGGCCATATTAAGTTGTCTGAGAAAGAG AAAATGAACATCTGTTACCTGTCGTTCCCTGACTCCAATTCTG GCTGTATGGGAGACACACAGTTCTGTTTCCGGATACGTCAGAGTCCAGGACGGAAGGCAccttcacacacagacacacagtggGAGAGGGATGCACCAGTCTACCTACATCGGGACCAGGCCCATTACTATGGTTACGTGTACTTCCGCCAAGTAAAGGACAAATCTTCAAGGAGAGGATACTTCCAGAAG TCACTCGTGCTGATCACTCGGCTGCCCTTCAACAACCTCTTCAACTTCCTGGCAGAGATCGTTGCCCCCGAGTACTTTGATAATGGAGAACCCTGTCTGGAAGCGGCCTGTCATGACATTGACCAGTGGCCTTCTCCACAGCCTGGGGAGACTCTGTCCCTGCCTATGATGGGGATGGTCATACAG gTACGATTACTGTCTAAACAGGACAAGTTGGCAACCACTCCTGTCCAAGTAATCCACCAACAGTCTACA TCTCCAATACCTGCTCCATATGTGCTGCCGTCTCTACATGAAGTAGACGTTTTCAA GTGTCTCCACCCTGTGCTCCCACATGTACAGATGTTATGGGAACTTGTTCTCACAACAGAG CCCATAATTGTGATGGCACCTTCTCCAACAGTGTGTTCTGAAACAGTATTGGCACTTACTAG TATGATCTCTCCACTGAACTTCTGCTCGGACTTCCGACCTTACTTCACCATCCATGACAGCGAGTTCAAGGAGTACACCACTAAAACACAGGCTCC acCGCCTGTGGTACTGGGAGTTACAAACCCTTTTTTTGCAAAGACGCTACAACACTGGCCACATATCATTAGAATAGGCGAGATGGGCAACATAG TTGCAGGTGGGAGACAGGTGCTCAAGACAAAAAAAAGTAGCTCTCTGAAGACAATAGATGCTAAACCAG GTGTATATACTACCTACAAGCCCTTCCTGAACAAGGACAAAAACATCCTGAAAAGGTTGCAAAAG GGTATAGCCAGTAGAAGACCAAATGAAGTGCAGACAGCCATGTTGAAGAGGTATCTGCTGGAGCTAACTCAGAGCTTTATGATCCCACTG GAGCGGTATGTCGCCAGTCTCATGCCTCTGCAGAGAAACGTATCACCATGGAAG CAAGCTCCACGGTTAAAGCCATTTGAACCTGAGGAGTTTTTGAAGACTGTGGAGCACTCTGGACCTCAGCTAACATCAGGGCTACGAGGGGACTGGGAAGGGCTGTACAG ACGTTTTTTCCGATCATCCAATTTCGAGGGCTGGCTCCGTGCACGGCAACAGGAAGTGGATGACAAGCTGCAGGCTCTCCACCTGGAGGCCTTGTGCGATGCG